In one Erythrobacteraceae bacterium WH01K genomic region, the following are encoded:
- the mazG gene encoding nucleoside triphosphate pyrophosphohydrolase, with product MTEDQEPSLTAPSGPSEIARLLGIMARLRDPDRGCEWDLAQDFSSIAPYTIEEAYEVADAIERGAMDELREELGDLLLQVVFHARMAEEQGLFAFDDVARAISDKMEARHPHIFRDAGGTMTEGRWEELKAAERQQKGASSAMDGVARALPALLRAEKLQKRAARDGFDWGDTEGPTAKVHEEIGELAEAPEEKRLEEAGDLLFAAVNLVRAYGVPAEEALRAANDKFERRYRGMEEAASGSFATLDLGAQEALWQQVKAAEAS from the coding sequence ATGACTGAAGATCAAGAACCATCCCTCACCGCGCCAAGCGGACCGAGTGAAATCGCGCGCCTGCTCGGCATCATGGCCCGGTTGCGAGACCCCGATCGGGGGTGCGAATGGGATCTCGCGCAGGATTTCAGCAGCATCGCGCCCTACACCATCGAGGAAGCCTACGAAGTCGCGGACGCGATCGAGCGCGGCGCCATGGACGAGCTGCGCGAGGAACTCGGCGACCTGCTGCTGCAAGTTGTCTTCCACGCGCGAATGGCGGAGGAGCAGGGTCTGTTCGCCTTCGATGACGTTGCCCGGGCGATCTCCGACAAGATGGAGGCGCGGCATCCGCATATCTTCCGCGATGCGGGCGGTACGATGACCGAGGGGCGCTGGGAAGAATTGAAGGCCGCAGAGCGTCAGCAAAAGGGCGCCAGCAGCGCCATGGACGGCGTCGCCCGCGCCCTGCCTGCTCTGCTGAGAGCGGAGAAGCTGCAGAAACGTGCGGCCCGCGACGGCTTCGACTGGGGCGATACCGAAGGTCCCACGGCGAAGGTACACGAAGAAATCGGGGAACTTGCGGAAGCTCCCGAGGAGAAACGGCTGGAAGAGGCCGGCGACCTGCTGTTTGCCGCGGTCAACCTGGTTCGCGCTTACGGCGTCCCCGCAGAAGAGGCCCTGCGTGCGGCGAACGACAAGTTCGAGAGGCGTTATCGCGGAATGGAAGAGGCCGCATCAGGGAGCTTCGCAACGCTCGATCTCGGCGCACAGGAAGCGCTTTGGCAGCAGGTGAAAGCTGCCGAAGCATCCTGA